One Equus caballus isolate H_3958 breed thoroughbred chromosome 8, TB-T2T, whole genome shotgun sequence genomic window, AAAACTCCTCTTCACTCTGCAGAGGCATCTTGCAAATCCGGCAGTTTCCAGTATCGAGACTCTTACTGTGGGTGACTTTGTGTTCGGTAAGAGTTAAGAGGGAGGGAAACCGCTCTCCACAAATAGGGCACATGTAGTGTTTGACAGGGCCTAGGTGGGTCTGCATGTGTTCACGTAGGCCATTTTCCGAGAAGAAGGTTCGAGAGCACACGTTACACTTGTAATTCCCTTTAATGAGCTCGGCTTTCTTCTTCACGATGGCACTTTCTCCAGGTCTGATGTTGTGGTCTCGGAGCTGGTGGTTCTGCAGCAGAGTTTCCATCGTGTAGGCTGCCCCACAAATGTCACACCCATACATAGGCTCCGAGGTGTCCACATCTTCTTCGCTCCCGTCATGACTGTTGTGGGACTCTTGGCTGTTGGTCAGCAAGGTCTGCAGCTCCACTTCCTCCTTCTGCACTTGTTCAGAAGCCCCATTTGCTCCACAGTTGGGAGTCTTGGTTTCAAACACACAATGCTTTTCCCGCAAGTGTTTCTCCAGCAAAATGATGGCATGGAAGGCTTTGCTGCAGAACTTACAGTTGTACTTCTTACTGTGAGTGGTGATGTGGCACTGAAGCTCCACCTCAGTGCCAAAGGACTCGCCACAGAAAATGCACTTGTGCACTTTCCCTTGATTTTCCAGGTGGTTGTGTTTCACGTGGAGCTGCAAGTCGGTCTCATTGCGGAAGTCCCAGTTGCAAGACGTGCACCTGTAGACTTTCTTTTCGTTACTGTGTTTTACAGCCAAGTGAAGTTGAATGGAGACTTTTGAGTCAAAAACTTCTTGGCAGAGGGTGCAGCGGAAGAAGACAAAGGtgtgcatgtccagcaggtgtttctgaaGGTCATCCACTGATGTGAACTGCTTATCACAACTCTCGCAGATATAATACGTTGAGGTGATCATAAAATGAATGGTAACGTGCTTCAGCAAGGATTCTTGGTTGGGGAATTCCTTGTTGCACTGAGGACAGGTCAATTTCGGAAGCACAGTGTCCAGATGAGTTTTTAGGTGAGTCTGAAAGCTGTCTAGGGATGTGTACTTAGCACCACACTGATTACAGATATATTCTCCAGCCGGACGTGCAGGCGCACCTCCCACTGCCTGCATCATCTTAAGAGATGTCTGCTCTATGGCCACAGGAGAGAGGGGGCTCAAGGCCCTGGATTTTTTCCCATTATGAATATAATTCAGGGCCAAGGGAATGTTTTTATGATTCTCTTTGATATGCTTGTTCAGTTTAAGAACGCTGTTGAATATTGGAGAATTCGTACAATAGGAACAAGAATACACTTCTACTACTGGTTCTTTTGGAGTCCCAAGCACTGGAGACCCAAATCGGGAGCCACTGAGGTCGCAATGGACCTGTCTTATATGCTCTTCAAGGGAAGAGTCAGTGAGAAACCCCATGTAGCAATGGGGGCAAAAGAACGCGTTGCTGTCCTTAGCTGCAGGGTTTGCAAATCCGTGAGAACATCGGATGTGTTCCTGAAGAGTGTTGAGGTCGTTGACAACTTCAGAGCAGAAGTTACACTGGTAGACTATGGCGGGCATGGCAGAAACAATCAGACCTGGGTCCTGAGCTTCATGCACTTGCTTAAGATGTTCATTTAGGTTATAGAGTGAGGGCAATACCTCCAAGCAATACTGACAAATATGGGCCTGTTCGGGCTTATCTAAATGCATAGTTTTCAGATGAATCTGCAGAACTGCCAGACTTGAAAATAACTGCTTGTTGCAGTAAATACAGCTGTAGGTAACTTTTGCTTGTTTACTCGAGGGCACAGTCATGTCAGGGGTCTGCTGGGCAGCCCTCTTTCTCCCTCGACTCTTTGGGATTGGCGGGGCAGCTTCCACCATGGTTGAGCTGTCCACTGAGAGGTTGGAATCTGGAGTCGTGCTGGACACAGAGGTGTAGCCCACCGTGACCAGGGAAGGGCTGTTGCTGTGATTGCAGGACTCGGGTTGCTGGTGACTATCCATGTGGCTGTACAGTTCCTCAACTGTGTGGAAACTCTCAGAACAAATGCTGCAAGAGTTCTTCTTCTCCCCGCCGTGCATCTGCTCCATGTGGTTCATGAGGGAGGTCTCCTCTACAAAGAGCTCGTGGCAGTAGACACACTGGAGGGCTGCTCGGTCCTCATTTGGGGAGCATTCAGGGTGGCACTCGGCAATATGCTTCTGGAGGTCTTCTGGGAAGTCAAAGCCTTCCTCGCACTGACTGCACTTCTGAGTGTCCTTCATCTTCCAGTCCTCCATCCTGGAACCGGACTGGGAACCGTCCTTGTTCCTCTCGTGAACCTGCATGTGTCCATGTAAGGAACTAGAGGACAGGAAGCCACGGCGACAAATGGCACATTTATATGGCTTGTTGGACGTGTGAGTCTTTAAGTGGATCTTCAAGTGATCACTTCTGGAGAACGCAGCATCACATTCACTGCAGTGGTACTTCTTGTCCCCTGTGTGGAGTTTGATATGGCGATCTCGGCTCCGCTTGTGTTTGAACAGCCTACTGCAATAGGTGCATTTGAAAGGCAGTTTGTCACTGTGACTCTGCTCATGGTGCTTTAGGTAGCTGAGGCGGCTAAACGACTTGTCACAGAATTGGCATGGATATGGGAGTCCAGGGCCgccttcttcctctccaaaatcACACCCTTCTCCATGGCTAGGGGAAGTCTGGTCCTTGCTGGATGGTGAGGAAGCTGGCCAAGAGCAAGTGGGATCATCTTCAACATCCACTCCATCTGAAATGAGAAGCAATGAAACATTCCATTTTACGTACTGAGAATTCAAGAACGAGTTTACTGTACCATTTCAACAAGTACACATAGCTGGACCATTTACAacctttcaggaagaaaaataggGAAGAGAATATTTGAGTGGAATACTTAAAATCTGAGCCCAAAGCTTTTATTCTACATTTACTTTTTACTGGgctgtaaaatataaaaagatattaaaTAGTTCTATGTCTAAATTacacttttattactttttatcatTCTTCCTTAGAAGCAAGGTATATATTACACATtgacaattttattaaaatgcagattttaatatatttaatgtttcttttgTATTCATTGTAAAATGATTTGCATATTGTGTGAGCATCTGAAGAGccaaatgaaaagaggaaatattacagGAATGATTTAAAATTAATGCAGTCAACCCAGATgtctaatatttaataaaaaattccctctgcattttgcttgtttttatataaaaaggCAATTCTGAAGACCAAAATCTTTTATGGGGTTCTTATTGATACAGACCTTATTGCTTTcagcaaaaaaatattaaaaagtaagcacatgaaagaagacagaaaacacaATAATAATTACGTCTGTGTAATGAAAGACAACTAGGATTTCTTCAATAACTGAAAGATTCGAATACCATAGGCCAGAAAATGGATTATTAAATGTTAGAAGGGTATTGCCTGATATTACATGTAGCAAGGATCAGCCAGgatcaagaaaaaatgagagtttCACAAGGGCCAGATTGTAACAGTGTATTTTGTTTGGAAAGTTCAAGAGGTGGCCCaccatttcttccttttgtaaAAGCTTCAGCAGCATGAACTTCCTTAGCCAAACAGGACCTGCACTTTGAGGTGAGCAGAGACAAAGAAActtgtgaaaaactggaaacaggaAAAGTGATAAATGATTATGGTAAATGCTGAAAGATTTATGAGTAACAAAGAGAAGACAAACAAGACTGAAAGCCAGATATAACCTTAGCAAGCTATCCATAAAGTAACCCTACCTCATATTAGGTGGCTTTTTAACTATGTCCTTAGCAAATGTGTATTCTTACTTCTGTGCTCTCTTAACATCCAAGTGGAAAATAAGACCTTCTCCAATGGGTTTTGAaacttcttttttgcttttcaaaacaaTCTATCATTCAAGATCAGAAAAAATCGTAAAAGCTTTTCACTCTGCAAAAGAGCAAGATTCTTCATAAATGCAGACAAGTAAAGgccacacagcagagcagagctggtGGGGATAGTGATTCTATTAGAAAAATAGGTTCAATTAGAACATTATTAGGACATTCTAATAATATTCAGTTAGCATACAatcaaataagtttttaaattcttcaaagCTAAAGTTACCTAGCAAGCTATATTATTAACATAAAAGTAGAAACTGGCAAGCATTATGTAAACAAATTCCATGTCTGCTTTCTTTAAGGTAACAAGATTTTGCTAGATTATCAACCTCTTGCTTATCCACAGGAAACAGATGAGGATCATTCCTTTCCTGCATCTAGAAACTGATGACAACACCATCTCACTATCAATGCCAGATGGCAACCATCTAACTCTGAGAAAACAACCAAACACCATTCCTGGATTCCTGCCCACTGCAACAAAGCTTCGCAATACAAGTTGAAAACCTCATGATTTTGCATCCTCATTTATATGAGTCTATAACCCAACATATAATCCAGCATAAGAAAGGGTCTGATAATTGTGGGTGTGATTTAAATTTAAAGGTGAATACATACAGAGAACATACGTGGATAAACTCAAGTCACTACCTAACATATAGACAGAcaattttaaacacataaaaacaaaaaactcgaTGATTCTAGCTTTCCCCTTAAAAAATTATAAGTCACCTAAAGCTGGTATTCCCTAAAACAAACCAAAGTTTAAGACATTTCCCCTAACTGAAAAAATTactatttattaaattttctcaGCATTCTAGGTAAAAATCTACCATATTTCACATTCATCTTTTAAGCTTATATCCTGttgtttcacttaaaaatatttccaaaaacatCATCTCATTTGTGCAATTGGGGAAAACAGTGAATCAGAATTTGTCATGCATCTAGACTGGAAGGATATAACTAGTGAGCCTGAAAATTTAGCaagtaaatttattattaaattgtaGATTGTGTCCAGGCATGATATATTATTATACAAATGCACAAAGAATTATAGAGCAATAGACCATTATGAATAGTGTGCAATCCCTGACACCATGCTTAAATCAGGTTCTGGtctgtgagccatgcctgactATATCTATTACATAACTGTTGTCTTAAACTTGTAAATTTCAACTACATGTCAAGTGAGCTGAGGGTTAGAATCACGTTTTTACTCAAAGTAGGATTCAGGGGAGCTGGAAAccgtctcctctctctctcctgtccctaTTACTTGGTCTTTGGcggaaaaaaaagtgataatcaCAGATATTGTGTCtttataattgaaatatatgGAATCAACAACAGAATTCATAAGGCTTGGGCTGGGGGATGGAATAGATTGAGCAGAAGTAAAAAGTTTGAACAGGGAATGctacttttagaaaaataaataaaggattcaTGAAAGGctgatttctgttttaaaatctaaattgtAAAAAACTCACTTGCTAGTACTATAAATGGACCTATTCTCCCAGGGACACACAAGGAACTCACTGACTAAACTCCCAGTGGGGCTGGTCCATGCTCCAAGGGTATCAAACTCTCCCAAGACGtctgtggtggtgatggtgttgCCAACATTCTCTGAGGTCCACCTAAGTCTTTGAAAGCTGCCCATCCCCATTAACTTAAGCTTTTTGGCAATCACAATGCAAACTAGGTTGAAACGGCTAATACAGTTTTAAACAATCTCAAGTTCTTTTTTCATATGGAAGAAACTATGGAGGATTCTTTCAACTCTGGTTTCTGAATCAACTTgaactttttttcccttcagcacCCACTAAGTGCTACTTACAGGAATGTCTTTCTGTGTTATGGCAAGTTTTCTGCATTTCAATGTGAAGTACTTAACATGTccatgttaaattttaatttttggaatCAGTCACTTCACGCTAGCCGACTCTGGGACAGCTATAGCTCTTACAGccggaaaaaaaaataaaaaaaacttcgCTGGAAAACCAGCTTCGCAGCCTAAAAGTCTATTTAAAGATGCAAATGTGTGTGCATAGTTAGTACAGATGTTTTTCTACAGCAACTGTACTTGCTGAGTTTCACCATTTCCATAAAGCACATTAAAACAAGTGTGTGAACACTCGGAGATGAAAGTCTCAAACACTCCTGAGACTTTCAGTGGAAAGTAGAGCCGCCTGACTTTTCTCCAAGCAGACAGGAATGCCCATGATTCAGCAGCCTGAGTAAATAAAAGAGGTCCTTATTTCCTAATTTTGCTGGCTGGCCACACTGCAGCAGCCTCTGTGCTCCTGCCAAAGGGGATGCAGAACTGGAACTACACCCAGCTGCTGAAGGCCTGCCTTTGTTAGCCAGCCAGGCTTTCCCGACCATCTTCTGGCAACAAAACTGCCATATCCTGCAAGGAAGACCTCCATCTCAGGCTTGATGGTTCTCTAGTCTGCCGAAAAGGGCGAAACAACAGATTTTGCCGGGTCTATGTCAAAGAATGACAGCTGGAAACTCAGTTAGCGGCAGAGCAACACCTGTTCGGTCATATTTATGGGGGAAAGTGCTCACTAACAGAAAAGTGAAGTCATACTAGAAGGAGGTATTCCACAGAAAAAAGGCACCAGAGCACAAAGTACCTTGACATGAGCCACCAGCCCATCATGTGCCaacctgaggaggagagagagtaaAGACTGCATGTGATTTTATCCCGGCTGCTGGGGACAGACAGACAAGCATACCCCAGGAAGGGCTGCTCGGTGACCAAATGGGGGCCTGATATTCCCAGTTTACAGCCTGCCATGGTGAAAGAGAAATGCTGAGGGTCCCAGCCACTCTTCAGCTTTCAAGTCTAACCCAGGtagctaataaaaaaaaaataacatcaaagaaggagaagagacgaTGTGCAGGAAGGTTTGGGGCAATGCTAATGCATATTTTGTACCATTAAGCACATCTTAGTAAGTGTAAGGTACatgcttcttgagggcaggggccaAGCCTTTTAGAATATTGACTTCAACGATATGGGCAATTTGAAATTACTAGAGAGAAAGTCAACTAACAAGGTGGGTTGAATCACTAtagatgttaaagaaaatatccaaatctCTGAAGTTATGGAAACTCCCAATACTTTTAGTTCTTCATAGGGCTGCGCCCGCGAGAAGCTGGCTTTACTGATATACTTTTGTCACCTGAGCTCATTCACTGTAACGGCAGACTATGCTCTAAACTGCCCTTCGGGGAGTCAGTATCATGTGTGTGCAAGTGCCACACAGCAAGGTTTCCTTAACAGGGACAGGATTTACATCAATGGTTccttttcaaatgaggaaaagcAGCACAAATACCGACAGGTCTGTCCCTCTGTTTTCAGGAATGCAATGACTCAGAATGAGAACTAAAAGTCAAGAGTCTGGAGTTTTATTTCTAGCTTCCTAAGTGACTTAGAGAGTGACCTGGCCAAGTCATTTAATCTGCCCCTACCTAGGAATTTCACCTGCAATATGAAGATAATAATTCTTGCTACTTACCCTCTGGGGTGTTGCAAAGATTAGTGAATATTTCTAGGGCACCTATCATCGCTGGAAGAAAAGCTGCATATGTAAACACAAAGATTTATGTGTTGCATGTATTTATGTTTCCACATGTAAGCTTCTACGTAcatagaataaatatattttaacattttctttcctttaatggAACCACTGGAATATTAGCTTTAAGGATTGGCCCAATGGAAATATACAGTGCCTTAAGgattcatagttgtatattcagccattaagaaaataaaatataaatagttgGTGATATCTAAAAATTAACGACTCATAAATCCAAGCTGACTATGTTTCAAGTATTAAATTGTCATACATAAGATATTATCTTGGGTCTTTCCAGACAGATAACCTGGGAACAAGTATCTTTTGCTATGTAATTCTGAAGCTAagcatctaattttaaaattacctcTCTTCTCCTTAAAACACTAGCAGTACAATCATTGCATTATTTAAcatcaaaataatttcatttagtagatgatttttttaagtgtGGAACAATAGGTTAAAATATGAGATCAAAGCAAATTTCCAGGTTATTTTCTCCCCTGGCTTAAAATGATTCTTCATTTCTGCCAGCATGCTAGAGGAGCAGTTGTGAACTTTCATATTAAACAGAGTTCACagtccttttttcattcattaactACCTGAGCCACCTTAAGGTAAACTGAGAATCCGAGGGAAATATACAGGTGTGTGCAAATGCTAAGAGAAGTTAGGTACTACTCAAAGAGGACAACATTTTGAAATGTGTGTTTAATAGACAGAGGTAACAGGGGTATTCGTCATGTTAACCCAGTGCCATCATAGTAACAATTTTATATCATCAAATTTGAAATCATCTAACCAAATTACACAATATAATTTTAAGGCAATGGTTTAAACTGCTAAAGGATATGGTCATTCTAAATAAACCATTATGCATTATTATGCAACTGCTTCCTTTCATTCTCAACAGAAATATCAACAATTTTAGAAAAGCTGCAACTTATATTATTAAActctcatacttttttttttaatcaacagcCCCACATTAAATTCACTCCTTTGTCATATAACTTATTTAACGACTTGAAAATGAATACTCTTTACTGGGTGTTCAAAAGAGAAATGCGAACTTTAAACTTATTTATAATTCACAGATGCTTTTAAATTCTGTAATAATCCAAATTGTTCTGGAAGGACTAATTAAATGCATTAACAGTTAGGTTACGAGGAAAAAGGCTGGTCACCCATTAATGATAGCAGCTGTGGGGGAGTAGGAATTGGTGGTGCACATTTTTTAACACAGTCTTAAGACGAATTCCAGATATCAGAGCTCAgaggttatttttttccttgcaatACTCCCTAATAACAAAGAGGCTCACTTTCCCCAACAATCCTTTAATGCTTCGGAGGAGCCAATGTAAGAGATAAGAGAAGCTGTTCCCATTCCTGCCTTGCCCTCCTTAGGTAATCCTGGTTTTTATATCCATGCTGTCTCTTTCACCAGACACATTTCTATTACGTGTGCAGGGAGAAGTACCAATGTTTTGCTTGCTGTTGCTTAAAGTTCATTTGAACAGACGGAGCTCAGTGAATCCCATCTTCTGCAGCCAAATTAAACAGAAAACAGTGCATTCTTAAGCAGTTCACACTTAACTCCACCTCTCAGATCAGAGGAAAAAGCTGACGTGAAACCAGTTAAAGAACAGTCATCGTCTCACTCACAGAAATCGAAACGTGTTTCTGAagccagacagaaggaaaagtggTTTCCAATGATGTGGGGGGTGAGAACTgctctactttttctcttttggctCACTTAAGCACATATATAACTAATGATAAGCACCAAGCTCTTGGCGTTTAATAATTGGCAATCATGCATCACACATCTGTTTACAGGGCTGTGACTGCGAGCGGTCTACATAACTTAACATGTTTATCTTTCCTTTTAATAATGACAGACATCATCATGGTGAATTTCCCcgagtctgttttctttttatctctactATTTTGAGTTAGAAGACACGTTTTAGTTACTTTGTAGTCTTGTGTTTATATATGACCTCATACCACAAAGAATTTGAAGAAGTTCTTCATTGCTTatttcgttcattcatttatttacccagcatttattaagcacctactatgtgatcAGGTCTGATATGTGCTTGTGAACTCtggaaattacttatttttttaagtttcaatttCCTTGTGTATGATATCAGAAAACTTCCAGCCTGCCTCACAGTTAATATTATAAGAATCAAACATGACATTGCATGAAAAAACTTTCTGAACTGCTACAACATAAAAACATACTAAACTACTACAACTACTATGAAAATCAAAGTCACCTTTAGCTTATAACTGATAAATCTGAAAACagtacaaaggaataaaaattagcAATAACTTAGGTGTTGCTTTTTTCATACTGAGATTCTAATAATTTTAAAGGACTTAAGGggcatttttgtttaaaaataaaaaatagacaaaaatataaaaaaaaattttctgaacACTGTTAGAGATATCTTGAACATGCATGTGCTCATTCCTTAATAGCTACATACACTGGCAAGTTCTGATTAAGTCATTAGTGGAATAAAATTGTTACGATGGAATGGACTGCATTCAAAATCTTGAGGCCACATTCCAGAGTTCTGACACCAGCCTTTATCTCATTATTTTACTTGTTTAGAAATTTCTCGAGGCAAATTGTATTTGCTTCAAAATCCTTTATAGTAGGGTGAAATACATCTATTAAGCTTTGAAGAAATAGCcacacattttgaaaaatactcaGCAAGTTTCTCAGCGCTACCATGTTCatcatgaggaatttaaaattaaccTCTTCACTAGGGGAGCAGAAGGTAAAACAGATTCTTCCACTGAGAAAACTAAGTTTGAAAATAGCTTCATTAGTGAATGATGGACTTCAGAAAGTGCATTCCAACATGTCAATGGCTTTTTGAAGAACGGCCATGACGCCCTAAAATTTTCCGACAAAGCGATCAAATTCTATTTCAGTGAGGAATCTGGTTTATCAGAATGTTTTGTCATGTTAAAGTATACTTTACTGAGCATTTTTCCAACATGTAGGCTTTGCTCCAAGCCTGGAAAACTTTCGGTCACGAGGGATTATACCAACCCTAAAATGGTGTTCACTGGAGCTGAATTTCACCTGTCTTAGATCCACGGCAGCAGTAAAGCTGACGTGAATTTTCGGCAGTTTAAAAGGCCACACTGTATACTCCACTGCAGATAAAGCCACTGGAGAATACAAAAGTGTTGAAAGGCTAAAATTTAATTAATGACCAATTAGCACCCCCTGTGGGTTCATTGTGCAGTAAAGTGATAAATACGGTGTGCTAATATAGAAAAAGCTGTTACAAAGATTAGGGGGAAATATTGCTACAATTATCCATTTGGTATTACAATACCATGGACCTCAGGgttcttaattttgatgttcATGTGTCTAATACATGATGGGAACCACTAAGGTCTGTGACAaataatcatttttgttttttaaggcacAGACTTTGACTCACACAGGTTGTCAGGCTGGAGCACAAAAGCTCATCAGATAGCTAGTGAGTGCACCTAGCCAGCCACCCAGCAGCTGCGATTCGAAAGCAGTTTGTGTTGTCTACTCCTCAGTCAGTGTTTatacattttatgaaaaagaTACAGGCTATGGCAGTATTAAAAAGGGGGCCGCTGGACTATCTTGAGACTTTGTCCATATGAAGAGATCTACAGAAGGGCAAATCACCAAGGGATCCTCACAGGGTAGAATTTTTATAGTGTTTCAACAGAATCATTAACTCTCACACTAACACACAGAGTAAAACTAAAATTGAAAAGTGATGTCGGATCCCAAGTAAGCCAAATGATATAAGAAGTCCATTGTTTTAATTAAGATAATGTTTgcaaaagtgctttataaattgCCAAAGACAaaactgttttcttaaaataactttaattaaagtataataaaatatttctacacAGATCACAAAATATTAATACTGTTATTcacatagttttttctttttcatttgaaaaagaaatttttcaaattcgaaaattgaaaatttgaaagaggcAAAATTTGAAAGACGCAATCCTAAAAATAAGGCTGATTATCAATTTGATGACCTTCCAGGTAccttattctttgttttctatttctcactTTTGGTTCAGTTTACTCTTCACTAGAACCTGTAATTTGGAATgaatatatcatttttttcctgttaactgTCCTGATGATTTATTTATGGGAACCAGTGCCATTCAAAACTGGGGCACAGTGTGTGTGCGCAGTATGTTTTTATACAGAATTGACTAAATGTGCAGATAGACTAAATGATTTAcgataaagtaatttttttttttgaggaagattagccctgagctaacatccgctgccaattctccactttttgctgagggagattggccctgagctaacatccatgcccatcttcctctattttatatgtgggttgcccacagcagcatggcttgataagtggcgcGTAGGtgggcgcccaggatccgag contains:
- the ZNF521 gene encoding zinc finger protein 521 isoform X3, producing MQVHERNKDGSQSGSRMEDWKMKDTQKCSQCEEGFDFPEDLQKHIAECHPECSPNEDRAALQCVYCHELFVEETSLMNHMEQMHGGEKKNSCSICSESFHTVEELYSHMDSHQQPESCNHSNSPSLVTVGYTSVSSTTPDSNLSVDSSTMVEAAPPIPKSRGRKRAAQQTPDMTVPSSKQAKVTYSCIYCNKQLFSSLAVLQIHLKTMHLDKPEQAHICQYCLEVLPSLYNLNEHLKQVHEAQDPGLIVSAMPAIVYQCNFCSEVVNDLNTLQEHIRCSHGFANPAAKDSNAFFCPHCYMGFLTDSSLEEHIRQVHCDLSGSRFGSPVLGTPKEPVVEVYSCSYCTNSPIFNSVLKLNKHIKENHKNIPLALNYIHNGKKSRALSPLSPVAIEQTSLKMMQAVGGAPARPAGEYICNQCGAKYTSLDSFQTHLKTHLDTVLPKLTCPQCNKEFPNQESLLKHVTIHFMITSTYYICESCDKQFTSVDDLQKHLLDMHTFVFFRCTLCQEVFDSKVSIQLHLAVKHSNEKKVYRCTSCNWDFRNETDLQLHVKHNHLENQGKVHKCIFCGESFGTEVELQCHITTHSKKYNCKFCSKAFHAIILLEKHLREKHCVFETKTPNCGANGASEQVQKEEVELQTLLTNSQESHNSHDGSEEDVDTSEPMYGCDICGAAYTMETLLQNHQLRDHNIRPGESAIVKKKAELIKGNYKCNVCSRTFFSENGLREHMQTHLGPVKHYMCPICGERFPSLLTLTEHKVTHSKSLDTGNCRICKMPLQSEEEFLEHCQMHPDLRNSLTGFRCVVCMQTVTSTLELKIHGTFHMQKTGNGSAVQTTGRGQHVQKLYKCASCLKEFRSKQDLVKLDINGLPYGLCAGCVNLSKSGSPGINIPPGTNRPGLGQNENLSALEGKGKAGGLKTRCSSCNVKFESESELQNHIQTVHRELVPDSNSTQLKTPQVSPMPRISPSQSDEKKTYQCIKCQMVFYNEWDIQVHVANHMIDEGLNHECKLCSQTFDSPAKLQCHLIEHSFEGMGGTFKCPVCFTVFVQANKLQQHIFSAHGQEDKIYDCTQCPQKFFFQTELQNHTMTQHSS
- the ZNF521 gene encoding zinc finger protein 521 isoform X4, which encodes MQVHERNKDGSQSGSRMEDWKMKDTQKCSQCEEGFDFPEDLQKHIAECHPECSPNEDRAALQCVYCHELFVEETSLMNHMEQMHGGEKKNSCSICSESFHTVEELYSHMDSHQQPESCNHSNSPSLVTVGYTSVSSTTPDSNLSVDSSTMVEAAPPIPKSRGRKRAAQQTPDMTVPSSKQAKVTYSCIYCNKQLFSSLAVLQIHLKTMHLDKPEQAHICQYCLEVLPSLYNLNEHLKQVHEAQDPGLIVSAMPAIVYQCNFCSEVVNDLNTLQEHIRCSHGFANPAAKDSNAFFCPHCYMGFLTDSSLEEHIRQVHCDLSGSRFGSPVLGTPKEPVVEVYSCSYCTNSPIFNSVLKLNKHIKENHKNIPLALNYIHNGKKSRALSPLSPVAIEQTSLKMMQAVGGAPARPAGEYICNQCGAKYTSLDSFQTHLKTHLDTVLPKLTCPQCNKEFPNQESLLKHVTIHFMITSTYYICESCDKQFTSVDDLQKHLLDMHTFVFFRCTLCQEVFDSKVSIQLHLAVKHSNEKKVYRCTSCNWDFRNETDLQLHVKHNHLENQGKVHKCIFCGESFGTEVELQCHITTHSKKYNCKFCSKAFHAIILLEKHLREKHCVFETKTPNCGANGASEQVQKEEVELQTLLTNSQESHNSHDGSEEDVDTSEPMYGCDICGAAYTMETLLQNHQLRDHNIRPGESAIVKKKAELIKGNYKCNVCSRTFFSENGLREHMQTHLGPVKHYMCPICGERFPSLLTLTEHKVTHSKSLDTGNCRICKMPLQSEEEFLEHCQMHPDLRNSLTGFRCVVCMQTVTSTLELKIHGTFHMQKTGNGSAVQTTGRGQHVQKLYKCASCLKEFRSKQDLVKLDINGLPYGLCAGCVNLSKSGSPGINIPPGTNRPGLGQNENLSALEGKGKAGGLKTRCSSCNVKFESESELQNHIQTVHRELVPDSNSTQLKTPQVSPMPRISPSQSDEKTYQCIKCQMVFYNEWDIQVHVANHMIDEGLNHECKLCSQTFDSPAKLQCHLIEHSFEGMGGTFKCPVCFTVFVQANKLQQHIFSAHGQEDKIYDCTQCPQKFFFQTELQNHTMTQHSS